From Nicotiana tabacum cultivar K326 chromosome 15, ASM71507v2, whole genome shotgun sequence, the proteins below share one genomic window:
- the LOC107772806 gene encoding transcription factor MYBS3, with amino-acid sequence MTRRCSHCNNNGHNSRTCPTTRGGATTGGVGGSSGSGGASGGVRLFGVRLTDGSIMKKSASMGNLSSLHSYHSSSSPNPPGSPSSDVPHLPDGYLSDDPNTHASISANRRLERKKGVPWTEEEHRLFLLGLQKLGKGDWRGISRNFVTSRTPTQVASHAQKYFIRQSNATRRKRRSSLFDIVADTGTDASHPLPEEQFMLPPRAVESDKEHLAPSATKAIETDFADSLPSLDLSLKSDFESMETTPTEPVEGTKPNTSTNEIPSVYPAFFPAYIPVPYSFWPSNAVPVPEDRGAEPSHHQILKPIPTVPKEPVNVDELVGMSQLTLADAGSGHIEPSPLSLKLTAEPSRQSAFHASTPVKSSEITKGETAPIQAV; translated from the exons ATGACTCGGCGGTGTTCCCATTGCAACAACAATGGCCACAATTCCCGGACTTGTCCCACCACCAGGGGTGGCGCCACCACCGGCGGTGTCGGTGGTTCCTCCGGCAGCGGCGGAGCAAGTGGAGGTGTAAGGCTATTTGGTGTACGGCTTACAGATGGGTCGATCATGAAGAAAAGTGCTAGCATGGGAAATTTATCTTCTCTTCACTcttatcattcttcttcttcgcCTAATCCGCCAGGTTCCCCTTCTTCTGATGTTCCTCATTTGCCTGATGGTTACCTCTCTGATGATCCCAATACGCATGCCTCTATTTCTGCTAATCGACGACTTGAAAGGAAAAAAG GTGTTCCATGGACAGAGGAAGAGCACCGGCTTTTCCTGCTTGGTTTACAGAAATTGGGTAAAGGAGATTGGCGGGGTATATCTCGAAACTTCGTGACATCAAGGACCCCCACCCAGGTAGCTAGCCATGCCCAGAAGTATTTTATTCGGCAGAGTAATGCTACTCGGAGAAAGAGAAGATCCAGCCTTTTTGACATTGTTGCGGATACG GGGACTGATGCTTCCCATCCACTTCCAGAAGAACAATTTATGCTCCCACCTAGAGCAGTAGAAAGTGATAAGGAACACTTAGCACCTTCTGCAACAAAAGCAATAGAAACTGATTTTGCAGATTCACTCCCTTCCTTAGATCTTTCTCTCAAGTCAGATTTTGAATCCATGGAAACAACTCCAACTGAACCTGTTGAAGGAACGAAACCAAATACCTCAACCAACGAGATTCCTTCAGTATATCCAGCATTCTTCCCAGCTTACATTCCAGTTCCATATTCCTTCTGGCCATCAAATGCAGTTCCTGTGCCTGAAGATAGAGGAGCAGAACCATCTCATCATCAGATCCTCAAGCCAATTCCAACCGTCCCCAAAGAACCCGTGAATGTAGATGAACTAGTGGGAATGTCCCAGCTCACTTTAGCGGACGCTGGTTCTGGCCATATTGAGCCTTCACCACTTTCCCTTAAGCTAACAGCAGAACCATCAAGGCAGTCAGCGTTCCATGCGAGCACACCAGTCAAAAGCTCAGAGATTACCAAGGGTGAAACTGCTCCAATTCAAGCAGTTtaa
- the LOC107772805 gene encoding NADP-dependent malic enzyme, chloroplastic isoform X1, whose amino-acid sequence MFSLNGSSFTNNSLSGVSRCLTQSSRRGVSGPMVVVAAVNSNGKPGDRNVSVLVENSMKESAAAPVEKEIKSTVTGGVGDVYGEDSATEDQSITPWTLSVASGYSLLRNPHYNKGLAFSEKERDSHYLRGLLPPVVVNHDLQVKKMMNNLRQYEVPLQRYIAMMDIQEMNERLYYKLLMDNVEELLPIVYTPTVGEACQKYGSIFRRPQGLFISLKEKGKINEVLKNWPERKIQVIVVTDGERILGLGDLGCQGMGIPVGKLSLYTALGGIRPSACLPITIDVGTNNEDLLNDEFYIGLRQRRARGQEYAELFDEFMYAVKQNYGEKVLIQFEDFANHNAFDLLAKYGTSHLVFNDDIQGTASVVLAGLMAALQLVGGTLSEHTFLFLGAGEAGTGIAELIALEMSKQTGIPLEETRKKIWMLDSKGLIVNSRMESLQHFKRPWAHDHEPVKDLVNAVKSIKPTVLIGSSGAGRTFTKEVVQAMATFNEKPIIFALSNPTSQSECTAEEAYTWSEGRAIFASGSPFAPVEYNGKIYASGQANNAYIFPGFGLGLIISGAIRVHDDMLLAASEALAEQVSQENFEKGLIYPPFTNIRKISANIAAKVAAKAYELGLATRLPEPANLVAYAESCMYSPAYRSYR is encoded by the exons ATGTTCTCCTTGAATGGAAGCAGTTTTACG AATAATTCGCTATCTGGGGTTTCAAGATGTTTGACTcagtcaagcagaagaggagttTCAGGTCCTATGGTTGTAGTAGCAGCTGTGAACTCAAATGGTAAACCAGGAGACAGAAATGTGAGTGTTTTGGTGGAGAATTCTATGAAGGAAAGTGCTGCAGCTCCGGTAGAGAAGGAGATTAAATCTACTGTGACAGGTGGAGTTGGGGATGTTTATGGTGAGGATAGTGCCACTGAAGATCAGTCCATCACCCCTTGGACCCTTTCTGTTGCTAG TGGTTACTCATTGTTGCGTAATCCGCACTATAACAAAGGGCTTGCTTTCAGTGAGAAAGAGAGAGATTCCCACTACTTGCGTGGTCTTCTTCCTCCGGTCGTTGTTAACCATGACCTTCAG GTCAAGAAAATGATGAACAATCTCCGTCAGTATGAGGTACCACTGCAAAGATACATAGCCATGATGGATATTCAG GAGATGAATGAAAGGCTTTACTACAAGCTTCTTATGGACAACGTTGAGGAGCTGCTTCCTATAGTTTACACTCCAACTGTAGGTGAAGCATGCCAGAAATATGGCAGCATCTTCAGGCGTCCTCAAGGTCTTTTTATCAGCTTGAAAGAAAA AGGCAAAATTAATGAGGTATTAAAAAATTGGCCTGAGAGGAAAATTCAAGTTATTGTTGTTACTGATGGAGAACGAATTCTGGGCCTTGGTGACCTTGGTTGCCAG GGAATGGGGATTCCAGTAGGCAAGCTCTCTTTATACACTGCTCTGGGAGGCATTCGTCCATCAGCT TGCTTGCCCATTACCATTGATGTGGGTACAAACAACGAGGATTTGTTGAACGACGAATTTTACATTGGACTCAGGCAAAGAAGAGCTAGAGGACAG GAATATGCCGAACTTTTTGATGAATTTATGTATGCTGTCAAGCAGAATTATGGGGAGAAAGTGCTCATTCAG TTTGAAGACTTTGCAAATCATAATGCATTTGACCTCCTTGCAAAGTACGGAACTAGCCACCTTGTTTTCAATGATGACATACAG GGAACAGCATCTGTGGTCCTCGCAGGGCTCATGGCAGCATTGCAATTGGTTGGAGGAACCTTGTCTGAACATACATTCTTATTCCTTGGAGCAGGGGAG GCTGGAACAGGTATAGCAGAACTCATAGCTCTTGAAATGTCAAAGCAG ACTGGAATCCCTCTAGAAGAGACTCGTAAGAAAATTTGGATGTTGGATTCTAAG GGGCTGATTGTTAATTCTCGCATGGAGTCGCTTCAACATTTTAAGAGGCCCTGGGCACATGACCACGAACCAGTAAAAGATCTGGTGAATGCTGTCAAG TCAATTAAGCCAACAGTTTTGATTGGGTCTTCTGGAGCTGGGAGAACATTTACTAAAGAAGTTGTACAAGCTATGGCAACATTCAATGAG AAACCAATTATTTTTGCCCTCTCCAATCCAACGTCACAGTCTGAATGTACTGCTGAAGAAGCTTATACCTGGAGTGAG GGGCGAGCCATTTTTGCTAGCGGGAGTCCGTTTGCCCCAGTTGAGTACAACGGGAAGATCTACGCGTCCGGTCAG GCAAATAATGCATATATCTTCCCTGGGTTTGGTCTAGGACTGATAATTTCTGGTGCAATTCGTGTCCACGATGACATGCTCCTGGCAGCCT CGGAAGCTTTAGCAGAGCAAGTTAGTCAAGAGAACTTTGAGAAGGGGCTCATATACCCGCCATTTACCAACATAAGAAAGATTTCAGCCAACATAGCTGCCAAAGTGGCAGCTAAAGCATATGAACTAG GTTTGGCCACTCGTCTACCGGAACCTGCGAACCTAGTAGCATATGCAGAGAGCTGTATGTACAGCCCCGCTTACCGCAGCTATCGTTGA
- the LOC107772805 gene encoding NADP-dependent malic enzyme, chloroplastic isoform X2 has product MFSLNGSSFTNNSLSGVSRCLTQSSRRGVSGPMVVVAAVNSNGKPGDRNVSVLVENSMKESAAAPVEKEIKSTVTGGVGDVYGEDSATEDQSITPWTLSVASGYSLLRNPHYNKGLAFSEKERDSHYLRGLLPPVVVNHDLQVKKMMNNLRQYEVPLQRYIAMMDIQEMNERLYYKLLMDNVEELLPIVYTPTVGEACQKYGSIFRRPQGLFISLKEKGKINEVLKNWPERKIQVIVVTDGERILGLGDLGCQGMGIPVGKLSLYTALGGIRPSACLPITIDVGTNNEDLLNDEFYIGLRQRRARGQEYAELFDEFMYAVKQNYGEKVLIQFEDFANHNAFDLLAKYGTSHLVFNDDIQGTASVVLAGLMAALQLVGGTLSEHTFLFLGAGEVQLLLILFTVLFLVQTGIPLEETRKKIWMLDSKGLIVNSRMESLQHFKRPWAHDHEPVKDLVNAVKSIKPTVLIGSSGAGRTFTKEVVQAMATFNEKPIIFALSNPTSQSECTAEEAYTWSEGRAIFASGSPFAPVEYNGKIYASGQANNAYIFPGFGLGLIISGAIRVHDDMLLAASEALAEQVSQENFEKGLIYPPFTNIRKISANIAAKVAAKAYELGLATRLPEPANLVAYAESCMYSPAYRSYR; this is encoded by the exons ATGTTCTCCTTGAATGGAAGCAGTTTTACG AATAATTCGCTATCTGGGGTTTCAAGATGTTTGACTcagtcaagcagaagaggagttTCAGGTCCTATGGTTGTAGTAGCAGCTGTGAACTCAAATGGTAAACCAGGAGACAGAAATGTGAGTGTTTTGGTGGAGAATTCTATGAAGGAAAGTGCTGCAGCTCCGGTAGAGAAGGAGATTAAATCTACTGTGACAGGTGGAGTTGGGGATGTTTATGGTGAGGATAGTGCCACTGAAGATCAGTCCATCACCCCTTGGACCCTTTCTGTTGCTAG TGGTTACTCATTGTTGCGTAATCCGCACTATAACAAAGGGCTTGCTTTCAGTGAGAAAGAGAGAGATTCCCACTACTTGCGTGGTCTTCTTCCTCCGGTCGTTGTTAACCATGACCTTCAG GTCAAGAAAATGATGAACAATCTCCGTCAGTATGAGGTACCACTGCAAAGATACATAGCCATGATGGATATTCAG GAGATGAATGAAAGGCTTTACTACAAGCTTCTTATGGACAACGTTGAGGAGCTGCTTCCTATAGTTTACACTCCAACTGTAGGTGAAGCATGCCAGAAATATGGCAGCATCTTCAGGCGTCCTCAAGGTCTTTTTATCAGCTTGAAAGAAAA AGGCAAAATTAATGAGGTATTAAAAAATTGGCCTGAGAGGAAAATTCAAGTTATTGTTGTTACTGATGGAGAACGAATTCTGGGCCTTGGTGACCTTGGTTGCCAG GGAATGGGGATTCCAGTAGGCAAGCTCTCTTTATACACTGCTCTGGGAGGCATTCGTCCATCAGCT TGCTTGCCCATTACCATTGATGTGGGTACAAACAACGAGGATTTGTTGAACGACGAATTTTACATTGGACTCAGGCAAAGAAGAGCTAGAGGACAG GAATATGCCGAACTTTTTGATGAATTTATGTATGCTGTCAAGCAGAATTATGGGGAGAAAGTGCTCATTCAG TTTGAAGACTTTGCAAATCATAATGCATTTGACCTCCTTGCAAAGTACGGAACTAGCCACCTTGTTTTCAATGATGACATACAG GGAACAGCATCTGTGGTCCTCGCAGGGCTCATGGCAGCATTGCAATTGGTTGGAGGAACCTTGTCTGAACATACATTCTTATTCCTTGGAGCAGGGGAGGTACAGCTATTACTTATACT CTTTACAGTACTCTTTCTTGTGCAGACTGGAATCCCTCTAGAAGAGACTCGTAAGAAAATTTGGATGTTGGATTCTAAG GGGCTGATTGTTAATTCTCGCATGGAGTCGCTTCAACATTTTAAGAGGCCCTGGGCACATGACCACGAACCAGTAAAAGATCTGGTGAATGCTGTCAAG TCAATTAAGCCAACAGTTTTGATTGGGTCTTCTGGAGCTGGGAGAACATTTACTAAAGAAGTTGTACAAGCTATGGCAACATTCAATGAG AAACCAATTATTTTTGCCCTCTCCAATCCAACGTCACAGTCTGAATGTACTGCTGAAGAAGCTTATACCTGGAGTGAG GGGCGAGCCATTTTTGCTAGCGGGAGTCCGTTTGCCCCAGTTGAGTACAACGGGAAGATCTACGCGTCCGGTCAG GCAAATAATGCATATATCTTCCCTGGGTTTGGTCTAGGACTGATAATTTCTGGTGCAATTCGTGTCCACGATGACATGCTCCTGGCAGCCT CGGAAGCTTTAGCAGAGCAAGTTAGTCAAGAGAACTTTGAGAAGGGGCTCATATACCCGCCATTTACCAACATAAGAAAGATTTCAGCCAACATAGCTGCCAAAGTGGCAGCTAAAGCATATGAACTAG GTTTGGCCACTCGTCTACCGGAACCTGCGAACCTAGTAGCATATGCAGAGAGCTGTATGTACAGCCCCGCTTACCGCAGCTATCGTTGA
- the LOC107772805 gene encoding NADP-dependent malic enzyme, chloroplastic isoform X3 translates to MMNNLRQYEVPLQRYIAMMDIQEMNERLYYKLLMDNVEELLPIVYTPTVGEACQKYGSIFRRPQGLFISLKEKGKINEVLKNWPERKIQVIVVTDGERILGLGDLGCQGMGIPVGKLSLYTALGGIRPSACLPITIDVGTNNEDLLNDEFYIGLRQRRARGQEYAELFDEFMYAVKQNYGEKVLIQFEDFANHNAFDLLAKYGTSHLVFNDDIQGTASVVLAGLMAALQLVGGTLSEHTFLFLGAGEAGTGIAELIALEMSKQTGIPLEETRKKIWMLDSKGLIVNSRMESLQHFKRPWAHDHEPVKDLVNAVKSIKPTVLIGSSGAGRTFTKEVVQAMATFNEKPIIFALSNPTSQSECTAEEAYTWSEGRAIFASGSPFAPVEYNGKIYASGQANNAYIFPGFGLGLIISGAIRVHDDMLLAASEALAEQVSQENFEKGLIYPPFTNIRKISANIAAKVAAKAYELGLATRLPEPANLVAYAESCMYSPAYRSYR, encoded by the exons ATGATGAACAATCTCCGTCAGTATGAGGTACCACTGCAAAGATACATAGCCATGATGGATATTCAG GAGATGAATGAAAGGCTTTACTACAAGCTTCTTATGGACAACGTTGAGGAGCTGCTTCCTATAGTTTACACTCCAACTGTAGGTGAAGCATGCCAGAAATATGGCAGCATCTTCAGGCGTCCTCAAGGTCTTTTTATCAGCTTGAAAGAAAA AGGCAAAATTAATGAGGTATTAAAAAATTGGCCTGAGAGGAAAATTCAAGTTATTGTTGTTACTGATGGAGAACGAATTCTGGGCCTTGGTGACCTTGGTTGCCAG GGAATGGGGATTCCAGTAGGCAAGCTCTCTTTATACACTGCTCTGGGAGGCATTCGTCCATCAGCT TGCTTGCCCATTACCATTGATGTGGGTACAAACAACGAGGATTTGTTGAACGACGAATTTTACATTGGACTCAGGCAAAGAAGAGCTAGAGGACAG GAATATGCCGAACTTTTTGATGAATTTATGTATGCTGTCAAGCAGAATTATGGGGAGAAAGTGCTCATTCAG TTTGAAGACTTTGCAAATCATAATGCATTTGACCTCCTTGCAAAGTACGGAACTAGCCACCTTGTTTTCAATGATGACATACAG GGAACAGCATCTGTGGTCCTCGCAGGGCTCATGGCAGCATTGCAATTGGTTGGAGGAACCTTGTCTGAACATACATTCTTATTCCTTGGAGCAGGGGAG GCTGGAACAGGTATAGCAGAACTCATAGCTCTTGAAATGTCAAAGCAG ACTGGAATCCCTCTAGAAGAGACTCGTAAGAAAATTTGGATGTTGGATTCTAAG GGGCTGATTGTTAATTCTCGCATGGAGTCGCTTCAACATTTTAAGAGGCCCTGGGCACATGACCACGAACCAGTAAAAGATCTGGTGAATGCTGTCAAG TCAATTAAGCCAACAGTTTTGATTGGGTCTTCTGGAGCTGGGAGAACATTTACTAAAGAAGTTGTACAAGCTATGGCAACATTCAATGAG AAACCAATTATTTTTGCCCTCTCCAATCCAACGTCACAGTCTGAATGTACTGCTGAAGAAGCTTATACCTGGAGTGAG GGGCGAGCCATTTTTGCTAGCGGGAGTCCGTTTGCCCCAGTTGAGTACAACGGGAAGATCTACGCGTCCGGTCAG GCAAATAATGCATATATCTTCCCTGGGTTTGGTCTAGGACTGATAATTTCTGGTGCAATTCGTGTCCACGATGACATGCTCCTGGCAGCCT CGGAAGCTTTAGCAGAGCAAGTTAGTCAAGAGAACTTTGAGAAGGGGCTCATATACCCGCCATTTACCAACATAAGAAAGATTTCAGCCAACATAGCTGCCAAAGTGGCAGCTAAAGCATATGAACTAG GTTTGGCCACTCGTCTACCGGAACCTGCGAACCTAGTAGCATATGCAGAGAGCTGTATGTACAGCCCCGCTTACCGCAGCTATCGTTGA